A single region of the Mustela lutreola isolate mMusLut2 chromosome 2, mMusLut2.pri, whole genome shotgun sequence genome encodes:
- the DAZAP1 gene encoding DAZ-associated protein 1 isoform X4, with translation MQRSRGLEVEVKRAEPRDSKSQAPGQPGASQWGSRVVPSAANGWAGQPPPTWQQGYGPQGMWVPAGQAIGGYGPPPAGRGAPPPPPPFTSYIVSTPPGGFPPPQGFPQGYGAPPQFSFGYGPPPPPPDQFAPPGVPPPPATPGAAPLAFPPPPSQAAPDMSKPPAAQPDFPYSQYGYGQDLAGFGQGFSDPSQQPPSYGGPSVPGSGGPPAGGSGFGRGQNHNVQGFHPYRR, from the exons GTGGAAGTTAAACGGGCTGAGCCACGGGACAGCAAAAGCCAAGCGCCGGGACAGCCAGGTGCCAGCCAGTGGGGCAGTCGGGTCGTGCCCAGTGCTGCCAATGGCTGGGCAGGCCAGCCCCCACCCACGTGGCAGCAAGGATATGGCCCGCAAG GAATGTGGGTCCCAGCAGGACAGGCAATTG GTGGCTACGGCCCGCCGCCTGCCGGGAGAGgagcgcccccgccgcccccaccgTTCACCTCGTACATCGTGTCCACGCCTCCTGGAGGGTTCCCCCCTCCTCAGGGCTTCCCACAGGGCTACGGTGCCCCCCCACAGTTCA GCTTCGGCTACGGGCCTCCACCTCCCCCCCCGGATCAGTTCGCCCCGCCAGGGGTTCCGCCTCCACCTGCTACTCCAGGGGCAGCACCTCTGGCTTTCCCTCCGCCTCCGTCTCAGGCCGCCCCAGACATGAGCAAGCCTCCGGCGGCCCAGCCGGACTTCCCCTATAGTCAGTACG GTTACGGACAGGACTTGGCTGGCTTCGGACAGGGCTTCTCAGACCCCAGCCAGCAGCCCCCCTCCTACGGGGGCCCCTCGGTGCCAGGCTCGGGGGGCCCCCCCGCCGGCGGCAGTGGCTTTGGACGAGGTCAGAACCACAACGTGCAAGGGTTCCACCCGTACCGACGCTAG
- the RPS15 gene encoding small ribosomal subunit protein uS19: protein MAEVEQKKKRTFRKFTYRGVDLDQLLDMSYEQLMQLYSARQRRRLNRGLRRKQHSLLKRLRKAKKEAPPMEKPEVVKTHLRDMIILPEMVGSMVGVYNGKTFNQVEIKPEMIGHYLGEFSITYKPVKHGRPGIGATHSSRFIPLK from the exons ATG GCGGAAGTGGAGCAGAAGAAGAAGCGCACGTTCCGCAAGTTCACTTACCGCGGCGTGGACCTGGACCAGCTGCTGGACATGTCCTA CGAGCAGCTGATGCAGCTGTACAGCGCGCGGCAGCGGCGCCGGCTGAACCGCGGCCTGCGGAGGAAGCAGCACTCGCTGCTCAAGCGGCTGCGCAAGGCCAAGAAAGAGGCGCCGCCGATGGAGAAGCCGGAGGTGGTGAAGACGCACCTGCGGGACATGATCATCCTGCCCGAGATGGTGGGCAGCATGGTGGGCGTCTACAACGGCAAGACCTTCAACCAGGTGGAGATCAAG CCCGAGATGATCGGCCACTACCTGGGCGAGTTCTCCATCACCTACAAGCCGGTGAAGCACGGCCGGCCGGGCATCGGGGCCACGCACTCGTCGCGCTTCATCCCTCTCAAGTAG